One genomic region from Calypte anna isolate BGI_N300 chromosome 8, bCalAnn1_v1.p, whole genome shotgun sequence encodes:
- the CDCP2 gene encoding LOW QUALITY PROTEIN: CUB domain-containing protein 2 (The sequence of the model RefSeq protein was modified relative to this genomic sequence to represent the inferred CDS: deleted 1 base in 1 codon), which produces MEPVPCSLSPSFEASPGKRTSHPALVPPGIKCGGVLSASSGNFSSPNFPGLYPYETECTWLIVVAEGSSILLSFSHFELEYHASCAYDYLQVYNGATRDRGNLLGTFCGRSPPPPFSSAWHVMAVIFHSDRHVAKRGFAAVYRKDACGGQLTGLSGEITSPRYPESYPNDAECRWSIGGAAGGGPLTLVFADFQVEGGQGCSFDYVALFDGPTTTAPSLGRYCGSTRPPPTVSSTQHLLILFRSDFNIGGRGFKAHFYSGECQEVFTTIKGNFSSPHYPDFYPNNLKCQWSIQLPPGYRIKVFFLDMELEGRSSLTGGCDYDHLAAFDAGSEKGSLLGRWCGGDSPAPITSHHNHLLLVLHTDRNTAKRGFSITYVGVVPMNVTCTRTDFHIQIPVQSLAQLERNRIYLGTPSCAAQVVGGNFKIHTRFDTCGTESQKRNNTSIIVSTLYIDFSAGDQEDIHQYEVQCEPKRKEASVTLIAGPDSARISQAENLVDTQQYEGEVTDTREIKSQDTSDIVFISICILAGLLMVVAVVGLVLL; this is translated from the exons ATGGAGCCGGTGCCGTGCAGCCTGTCTCCATCCTTTGAGGCATCCCCTGGAAAGAGGACATCACATCCAGCTCTGGTTCCCCCAGGCATCAAATGTGGGGGGGTGCTGTCAGCATCCTCTGGCAATTTCTCCAGCCCCAACTTCCCAGGGCTGTACCCCTACGAGACAGAGTGCACGTGGCTGATTGTGGTGGCCGAGGGCTCCTCCATCCTGCTCTCCTTCAGCCACTTCGAGCTGGAATACCACGCCTCCTGTGCCTACGACTACCTCCAGGTCTACAACGGGGCCACCCGGGACCGGGGCAACCTCTTGGGCACCTTCTGTGGCCGTAGCCCCCCACcacccttctcctctgcctggcaCGTCATGGCAGTCATCTTCCACTCCGACCGCCACGTGGCCAAGCGCGGCTTCGCTGCTGTCTACCGGAAAG ATGCCTGTGGTGGACAGCTGACGGGGCTGTCTGGGGAGATCACCAGCCCCCGCTACCCCGAGAGCTACCCCAACGATGCCGAGTGCCGCTGGAGCATCGgg ggggctgctggtggtggccCCCTCACCCTGGTGTTCGCTGACTTCCAGGTGGAGGgggggcagggctgcagctttGACTACGTGGCCCTTTTTGATGGCCCCACCACCACTGCCCCCAGCCTGGGGCGTTACTGCGGCAGCACCCGCCCCCCTCCCACCGTCTCCTCCACCCAGcacctcctcatcctcttcaGGTCGGACTTCAACATCGGTGGCAGAGGCTTCAAGGCCCATTTCTACTCAG gtgagtgccaggaggtCTTCACCACCATCAAAGGGAATTTCTCCAGCCCTCACTACCCCGACTTCTACCCCAACAACCTCAAGTGCCAGTGGAGCATCCAGCTACCTCCAGGCTACCGGATCAAGGTCTTCTTCTTGGACATggagctggaaggcaggagcagcctgacAGGTGGCTGTGACTACgaccacctggctgcctttgatgCTGGTTCTGAGAAGGGGTCACTCCTGGGGCGGTGGTGTGGGGGAGACAGCCCAGCACCCATCACCTCCCACCACAACCACCTCCTGCTGGTCCTCCACACCGACCGCAACACGGCCAAGAGGGGCTTCTCCATCACCTATGTGGGAG TCGTGCCCATGAACGTCACCTGCACCCGGACAGACTTCCACATCCAGATCCCCGTGCAGTCCCTGGCTCAGTTGGAGAGGAACAGGATTTATTTGGGGACCCCCTCCTGCGCAGCCCAGGTGGTTGGTGGGAACTTTAAAATCCACACCAGGTTTGACACCTGTGGCACTGAATCCCAG AAACGCAACAACACATCCATCATTGTCAGCACCCTCTACATCGATTTTTCGGCAGGCGACCAAGAGGACATCCACCAGTATGAGGTGCAGTGTGAGCCCAAGAGGAAAGAAGCCTCAGTCACCCTCATTGCTGGCCCAGACTCAGCCAGGATCAGCCAGGCAGAAAACCTGGTGGATACCCAGCAGTATGAGGGGGAAGTGACAGACACCCGTGAGATCAAGAGCCAGGACACCAGTGACATTGTCTTCATCAGCATCTGCATCTTGGCCGGGCTTCTCATGGTGGTTGCAGTGGTGGGGTTGGTGCTTTTGTAG
- the LOC103536463 gene encoding NADH-cytochrome b5 reductase-like: MKMTEDDWLALKPQEPSPSQCCGSGCKPCIYDVFEKELAQWERAKAKQDKSLLMEKKEQSSNSELNPETFTAFNISSVEQLTEDTYQYRFELPGNSSLCLSLGQHIVLRGVVNGLEVQRAYTPISPGDAEGYFEVLIKCYEAGLMSQYIKTWKKGDVVFWRGPFGGFPYQPNKHGELLMLASGTGLAPMLPIIQSITRDEEDETFVTLVGCFQTFDNIYLKPLLQDLARYWNVRIFYILSQETSLEKLPWSYQENTYTGRLNEDLVKTVVNSCRRKPFVLICGSSAFNEDMSRYLKAAGIEENSCFVF, encoded by the exons ATGAAGATGACTGAAGATGACTGGCTGGCTCTCAAACCCCAGGAACCTTCTCCATCCCAGTGCTGCGGCAGCGGCTGCAAACCCTGCATCTATGATGTGTTTGAGAAGGAGCTTGCACAATGGGAGAGggccaaagcaaagcaagacaaaagcctcctcatggaaaagaaagagcag AGCAGTAATTCAGAGCTGAATCCAGAAACATTTACTGCATTCAACATCAGCTCGGTGGAGCAGCTAACAGAGGACACCTACCAGTACAGATTTGAATTACCAGGAAACAGCAGCCTGTGCTTGAGTTTAGGACAACATATCGTGTTAAG AGGAGTGGTGAATGGTTTGGAGGTCCAGCGAGCCTACACTCCAATTAGCCCAGGGGATGCAGAAGGGTACTTTGAAGTTTTAATTAAA TGCTATGAAGCTGGGCTAATGTCACAATAcataaaaacatggaaaaaaggagaCGTGGTCTTTTGGCGTGGGCCGTTTGGAGGGTTCCCATATCAACCTAATAAG CATGGAGAACTCCTCATGCTGGCCTCTGGGACTGGCCTTGCACCAATGCTTCCCATCATCCAGTCCATCACAAGGGATGAAGAGGATGAAACCTTTGTAACTCTGGTTGGCTGCTTCCAAACATTTGACAACATTTATTTGaaacctcttctccaggatctGGCTCGATACTGGAATGTCAGAATATTTTACATCCTGAGCCAG GAAACATCACTGGAAAAACTTCCTTGGAGCTATCAGGAAAACACATACACTGGTCGTCTCAATGAGGACTTGGTGAAGACAGTGGTAAATTCCTGTCGAAGGAAGCCATTTGTACTCATCTGTGGCTCTTCTGCATTCAATGAAGATATGAGCAGATATTTGAAAGCTGCAGGAATTGAAGAAAATTCCTGTTTCGTTTTTTAG
- the MRPL37 gene encoding 39S ribosomal protein L37, mitochondrial, protein MAAGIGIGMELRRAGAARGPAALTLLTRGILTRAEPRRHRGPLPRTPWTTRGPPPEELARAVERRPVREQVELDTITYAGRQHYLPGLARPVFPPWDRGWHDPWHSPGPRYEEMPLYQERGCFICHQRVRMLEGARQARWLTKTKLVEGLPPAVLSIVENPAHHLEGLEEKVKGAISHARFWNTTEVAPQREQYCPVLFEDLIHLCRSMSMKYPSLTKRMLARNYRIAATWERESTLLQVRGLNGILMNSMTPIPPVASKEEILATEDYVLETFYPISPTIDLQEVNVYRELNDTGFQDGYPYSHPHTLFFLESANIRPDRFRPEQLRAKMLMFAFGNALAKAKALYGNEPKVLEQPVVVQSIGTDGQLFQFMVFQLNTTDLVSNDGIKNLVWIDADQNLYEKAQCVPEIKKRVVTKPTGIYGFQPDTFKKFLALYLHGTV, encoded by the exons ATGGCGGcggggatagggatagggatggAGCTGAGGCGGGCGGGGGCAGCGCGGGGCCCCGCCGCCCTCACCCTCCTCACCCGCGGCATCCTCACCCGAGCTGAGCCGCGTCGTCACCGCGGGCCGCTGCCCCGTACACCTTGGACAACCCGCGGGCCGCCGCCGGAGGAGCTGGCCCGGGCGGTGGAGCGGCGGCCGGTGCGGGAGCAGGTGGAGTTGGACACCATCACCTACGCCGGGCGCCAACATTACCTACCCGGCCTGGCCCGGCCAGTCTTCCCTCCCTGGGACCGCGGCTGGCACGATCCCTGGCACTCCCCGGGGCCGCGGTACGAGGAGATGCCGCTGTACCAGGAGCGGGGATGCTTCATCTGCCACCAGCGCGTCCGCATGCTGGAAG gagctcGCCAAGCTCGGTGGCTCACCAAGACCAAGCTGGTGGAAGGGCTCCCTCCGGCTGTGCTGAGCATTGTGGAGAACCCAGCTCACCATCTGGAGGGCCTGGAGGAAAAGGTGAAGGGTGCCATCTCCCATGCCAGGTTCTGGAACACCACGGAGGTGGCTCCCCAGAGAGAACAGTACTG CCCAGTGCTGTTTGAAGACTTGATACATTTATGTCGGTCAATGTCTATGAAGTATCCTTCTCTGACTAAAAGAATGTTGGCTCGAAACTACAGGATAGCAGCTACTTGGGAAAGAG AATCCACTCTCCTTCAGGTCCGAGGCCTGAATGGAATCCTTATGAACTCTATGACCCCAATACCACCAGTAGCCTCCAAGGAGGAGATACTGGCCACTGAGGACTATGTTCTGGAGACCTTTTATCCCATCTCTCCTACAATTGATCTTCAGGAAGTGAATGTGTACAGAGAGCTCAATGATACAG GTTTCCAAGATGGTTATCCATACTCCCATCCTCACACTCTGTTCTTCCTGGAATCGGCCAACATCCGTCCCGACAGGTTCAGACCAGAACAGCTTCGTGCCAAAATGCTGATGTTTGCTTTTGGCAATGCTCTGGCAAAGGCTAAAGCCCTCTATGGG AATGAGCCCAAGGTTTTGGAGCAGCCAGTAGTGGTGCAAAGCATTGGCACAGATGGCCAGCTCTTCCAGTTCATGGTGTTCCAGTTAAATACCACAGACCTTGTCTCAAATGATGGCATTAAAAATCTAGTCTGGATTGATGCTGATCAGAATCTCTATGAAAAAGCCCAATGTGTTCCAGAAATCAAGAAGAGAGTTGTTACG